The Scyliorhinus canicula chromosome 13, sScyCan1.1, whole genome shotgun sequence genome contains a region encoding:
- the LOC119975566 gene encoding uncharacterized protein LOC119975566 — translation MLLILFSISLCFAWVSPGITLWDLKTQQKGSDTQRQYNTEFHIIASDSIENKTSALNVNGSLKASFLSGLVEEKGSAKYLNDTKRSKRQARVTLQYRTTTRFEQLTMSHLGRQNVTHPDVFDQGTATHVVTAVLYGAQAFFVFDQEVSSSENLQDIQGNLEGMVKEIPKIAIEGQASLKMRDEQQSNSQKFSCTLHEDFCQDINPTTFQDAVNIYRTLPKLLGRDGEHTVPMRVWLYPLNKLDSKAAQLVRDISVRLVNRCQSVLEQLNEAVMRCNDMMGDSVTAQFPEIGNRIMKFREMCLEHKLVFQKTLSRVLPSIRGGGVEEGLLVDILKNKEQSPFKPQSLIKWLDDQEREMNVVKSYLSILKGIHVVKSRSDLDREILDSQTEYVVCFTFTSLHQEDFYLLEANSYLQSHTAEKMQIPNPADQVSAEHHTQQWFNSASVSQKMKECSRLFLDFSTANRTREKTKFIVASVQDDSNVGASIYLFERGIVVSHCFEPPSQPERPVVSGTTHDSVTLQFQPPRYGAGEIVGYRVEYRATQQEEWTTVDTSDTSTSFTISGLQPHQEYQFQYRAVTKAGISTVSEGYSVTTLLTTSNKKNEITEEIKSKGSEHHYAADRGEDVSSEFSDLIKTENKPTRLAEKLRRESTLTANGSPSIYTLPLEKKILDKDGHRVKCSFGKPTTTHSVRTIMVLGATGAGKTTLINGMINYILGVEWEDNFRYKLTDEGTGRSQADSQTSSITAYEIHHREGFQIDYSLTIIDTPGFGDTGGITQDKLITDQIRDFFTSPDGIDRIDAVCFVAQASLARLTHIQKYVFDSILSIFGKDIAENIQILVTFADGKVPPILEAINVAEVPCPKDKKGFPVHFKFNNSAVFAQRSASGNSANKISSDGSDDEEEEDGDNINGMYWKMGSNNLRKFFAMLNKMEAKSLLLTKEVLRERQQLEAAIAGLQPQVKVGLTKLEEIRKTKQALNQHQVDIDANKDFEYEVEVTLLEEIDISRSGNYANNCQKCRITCHYPCTFSYYVPRLCDAMTWSGYCTVCPNKCQSSDHCHQKYRFVYETRKEKRIYSELKEKYEKVSGEQMTQEKILGKLQQEFADVQVAVLGLIEKSSQCILRLEEIALRPNPLPTPDYIDLLIQS, via the coding sequence GAATAACGTTGTGGGACTTAAAGACTCAGCAAAAAGGCAGTGATACACAACGTCAGTACAACACAGAGTTTCACATCATTGCATCTGACTCCATTGAGAATAAAACCTCTGCTCTGAATGTGAACGGATCACTGAAAGCAAGTTTCTTGTCTGGATTGGTCGAGGAGAAAGGATCAGCGAAATATCTCAATGACACAAAGAGATCAAAGCGACAGGCCCGAGTGACCCTTCAGTACCGAACAACAACCAGGTTTGAGCAGCTGACAATGAGCCACTTAGGGAGGCAGAATGTAACCCACCCGGATGTGTTTGATCAGGGAACAGCAACTCACGTGGTTACAGCAGTGCTGTACGGAGCTCAGGCTTTCTTTGTGTTTGATCAAGAGGTTTCTTCATCAGAGAACCTGCAGGATATTCAGGGTAACCTGGAGGGGATGGTTAAAGAAATTCCGAAGATTGCAATTGAGGGTCAGGCCTCCCTAAAAATGAGAGATGAACAACAATCCAACAGCCAGAAATTCAGCTGCACCTTACATGAGGATTTCTGCCAGGATATCAATCCCACCACATTCCAAGATGCCGTTAACATCTACAGAACCCTCCCAAAGTTACTGGGACGGGATGGAGAGCACACAGTGCCCATGAGAGTCTGGCTCTACCCACTCAACAAACTGGACTCCAAAGCTGCTCAGCTGGTACGAGACATCAGTGTCAGACTGGTCAATCGCTGCCAGTCTGTGCTGGAGCAGCTCAATGAGGCAGTGATGAGATGCAATGATATGATGGGAGACAGTGTCACTGCTCAATTTCCAGAGATTGGGAACAGGATAATGAAATTCCGAGAGATGTGTCTGGAGCACAAACTGGTATTCCAGAAGACTTTATCCAGAGTTTTACCATCTATCcgtggaggtggggtggaggaagggttgctggtggATATTCTGAAGAACAAGGAACAGTCACCATTCAAACCCCAGTCACTGATCAAATGGCTGGATGACCAGGAGAGGGAAATGAATGTGGTGAAATCTTATCTCTCAATATTGAAAGGTATACACGTTGTAAAATCAAGGAGTGATTTAGATAGAGAAATTTTGGATTCACAGACAGAGTATGTGGTCTGCTTCACATTCACATCACTGCATCAAGAGGATTTCTATCTGTTAGAAGCAAACAGTTACCTACAATCTCACACAGCTGAGAAAATGCAGATCCCAAATCCTGCTGACCAGGTTAGTGCAGAACATCACACCCAGCAGTGGTTTAACTCAGCGTCTGTATCCCAGAAGATGAAGGAATGCTCCCGCTTATTCCTGGATTTTTCCACAGCCAACAGAACACGAGAGAAAACAAAGTTCATTGTTGCTTCTGTGCAGGATGACAGTAATGTGGGAGCATCGATTTACCTGTTTGAGAGAGGGATTGTGGTCAGTCACTGCTTCGAACCCCCATCGCAGCCAGAGAGACCTGTGGTTAGTGGGACAACACATGACAGTGTGACCCTCCAATTCCAGCCACCGAGATACGGAGCTGGTGAGATtgttgggtacagggtggagtACCGAGCTACCCAACAGGAGGAATGGACAACTGTGGATACATCCGATACATCCACATCCTTCACAATATCCGGGTTACAGCCACACCAGGAATATCAATTCCAATACAGAGCAGTGACCAAGGCAGGGATCAGCACGGTCAGTGAGGGTTACAGTGTCACCACACTTCTTACAACCTCCAACAAAAAGAATGAAATAACGGAGGAAATAAAGTCAAAAGGCAGTGAACATCATTATGCTGCTGACCGGGGAGAAGATGTTTCTAGTGAATTTAGTgatttaataaaaacagaaaataaaccaACGAGACTGGCTGAGAAACTTCGCAGAGAAAGTACATTAACAGCCAATGGGAGCCCTTCCATTTACACCCTCCCCTTAGAGAAGAAGATACTTGACAAGGATGGACACCGTGTAAAATGCTCCTTCGGAAAACCCACCACAACACACAGTGTCAGGACAATAATGGTTCTTGGAGCAACAGGAGCAGGAAAAACAACCCTCATCAATGGAATGATCAACTACATCCTGGGTGTGGAATGGGAGGACAATTTCAGATATAAATTAACAGATGAAGGAACAGGAAGATCCCAGGCTGACAGTCAGACATCCTCAATCACTGCCTATGAAATCCAccatcgagaaggattccagatTGATTACTCTCTCACTATCATTGACACACCGGGATTCGGAGATACCGGGGGGATAACCCAAGATAAACTGATCACTGATCAGATCCGAGACTTCTTTACTTCCCCAGATGGTATTGATCGCATCGATGCCGTGTGTTTTGTTGCTCAAGCCTCATTGGCTCGTCTGACTCATATACAGAAATATGTCTTTGATTCAATTCTTTCCATTTTTGGTAAAGATATTGCTGAGAATATCCAAATCCTGGTGACATTTGCAGATGGGAAGGTCCCCCCCATTCTGGAGGCCATCAATGTTGCTGAGGTACCGTGTCCCAAAGATAAAAAAGGTTTTCCAGTTCACTTCAAATTCAACAATTCAGCCGTATTTGCTCAAAGGTCAGCTTCTGGAAACTCTGCCAACAAGATTAGTTCTGATGGGAGCGatgatgaggaagaggaggacggTGATAACATTAATGGAATGTACTGGAAGATGGGATCAAACAATTTGAGGAAATTCTTTGCAATGCTGAATAAAATGGAAGCAAAGAGTTTACTCTTAACAAAGGAGGTCCTgagggagcgtcagcagctggaGGCTGCGATCGCGGGATTACAGCCTCAGGTCAAAGTGGGTTTAACAAAACTGGAGGAGATCAGGAAGACAAAACAGGCTTTGAACCAACACCAGGTCGACATTGATGCAAATAAAGATTTTGAATATGAAGTTGAAGTCACATTACTGGAAGAGATAGATATCAGTAGGAGTGGTAACTACGCAAACAACTGTCAGAAATGTCGAATCACCTGTCACTATCCTTGTACGTTTTCTTATTATGTTCCAAGACTTTGTGATGCAATGACCTGGAGTGGATATTGCACAGTCTGTCCCAATAAATGTCAATCTTCTGATCATTGTCACCAAAAGTACAGATTTGTTTATGAAACCAGAAAGGAGAAGAGGATATACAGTGAGCTGAAGGAAAAGTATGAAAAGGTATCTGGTGAACAGATGACGCAGGAGAAAATCCTGGGGAAACTTCAGCAGGAATTTGCTGATGTTCAGGTTGCCGTATTGGGACTGATTGAAAAATCATCTCAGTGCATTTTAAGACTTGAAGAAATCGCTCTCCGACCAAACCCACTGCCAACCCCAGATTACATCGATCTGCTGATTCAATCTTAG